The Prunus persica cultivar Lovell chromosome G8, Prunus_persica_NCBIv2, whole genome shotgun sequence genome includes a region encoding these proteins:
- the LOC18768165 gene encoding receptor-like protein kinase HAIKU2 translates to MSFRQWRPPTTPFLILLFLCLCLLSPSTSNELEPLFKLKTALQGSNPTVFTSWTEATPICSFTGVVCNSNGLVSEINLSQQKLSGILPFDSICSLQSLKKLSLGWNGLHGSLTDDLKNCTSLEQLDLGNNSFTGKVPDLSSLSQLTLLSLNGSRFSGAFPWKSLENLTQLTFLSLGDNPFELSSFPAEVIKLDKLYWLYLTNCSITGQIPEGIGNLILLENLELSGNQLSGEIPQSISNLKKLRQLELYENLLTGKLPAGLGSLPSLVNFDASSNKLEGDLSELRSLTQLASLHLFENQLEGEIPEEFGEFKSLVKISLYKNKLTGTLPQKLGSWAGLDYIDVSENYLTGPIPPDMCNNGKMVDFLLLQNNFTGGIPENYANCKSLNRFRVSNNSLSGRVPVGMWSLPNVIIIDLAMNQFEGLLAPDIGKANSLSLLLLANNRFSGELPDTLSEATSLVSIQLSVNQFEGPIPETIGNLNKLSSLHLDQNMLSGTIPDSLGSCVGISEINLAQNNISGQIPSSLGSLHNLNSLNLSGNQLSSEIPTTLSSLKLSLLDLTNNRLIGRIPESLSIQAFSGSFDGNPGLCSRNMQNVRSCSSNSGTSRGPRIFLSSFIAGILVLLVVVAVFSLLKLRRKSLDHPLKSDSWTMKQYHVLSFTEKEILDSIRAENLIGKGGSGNVYKVALSDGKELAVKHIWTTSDTCDRKSYRSSASMLKKCKPRSSEYDAEVATLSSLRHVNVVKLYCSITSEDSNLLVYEYFPNGSLWDQLHTSNKMKMGWEVRHEIALGAARGLEYLHHGNHRPVIHRDVKSSNILLDGDWKPRIADFGLAKIMQVGADCTHVIAGTVGYIAPEYAYTCKVNEKSDVYSFGVVLMELVTGKRPTEPEFGDNMDIVSWVCSKMQYKESVLELVDSSTSDYLKEDAIKVLSIAIHCTARVPVLRPSMRMVVQMLEEAEPRKLTSINITKEG, encoded by the exons ATGTCGTTCAGGCAATGGCGTCCTCCGACGACACCTTTTCTCATTCTGCTCTTCCTCTGCCTGTGCCTGCTTTCTCCATCCACATCAAACGAGCTTGAACCGCTCTTCAAGCTCAAGACCGCCCTTCAAGGCTCAAACCCAACTGTTTTCACTTCTTGGACAGAAGCCACTCCCATATGCAGCTTCACTGGTGTTGTCTGCAACTCCAATGGCCTCGTCTCTGAAATCAACCTTTCTCAACAAAAGCTTTCTGGGATTCTTCCATTCGACTCAATTTGCTCGCTTCAATCTTTAAAGAAGCTTTCTTTGGGATGGAATGGCTTGCACGGAAGCTTAACAGACGACTTGAAAAACTGCACGAGTTTGGAGCAGTTGGATTTGGGCAACAATTCATTTACAGGGAAAGTTCCTGACTTGTCATCTCTGAGCCAATTAACCCTCTTGAGTCTGAATGGTAGCAGATTTTCAGGGGCATTTCCATGGAAATCACTAGAAAATCTTACCCAATTAACTTTCTTGAGCCTTGGAGACAACCCATTTGAGCTAAGCTCATTTCCTGCAGAGGTTATAAAGCTTGACAAGCTTTATTGGCTGTACCTCACAAATTGCAGCATCACTGGACAAATCCCAGAGGGTATTGGAAACCTTATTCTGCTTGAAAATCTGGAGCTTTCGGGTAACCAACTGTCTGGTGAAATTCCACAAAGTATTTCAAATCTCAAGAAGCTCAGGCAGCTTGAGCTTTATGAAAATTTGCTTACTGGGAAACTCCCAGCTGGGCTTGGTAGCCTTCCAAGCCTTGTGAATTTTGATGCCTCCTCTAATAAGCTTGAAGGTGATCTCTCTGAGCTGAGGTCCTTGACCCAGCTTGCCTCTCTGCACCTCTTTGAAAACCAATTAGAAGGAGAGATTCCTGAGGAGTTTGGGGAGTTCAAGAGCCTTGTTAAGATCTCACTTTACAAGAACAAGCTCACTGGTACTCTTCCTCAAAAGCTTGGTTCTTGGGCTGGCTTGGATTATATTGATGTATCAGAGAACTATCTGACTGGTCCTATACCACCTGACATGTGCAACAATGGAAAAATGGTTGATTTTCTTCTGCTGCAGAACAATTTCACAGGTGGGATCCCGGAAAACTATGCCAATTGCAAGTCTTTGAATCGGTTTCGTGTGAGTAACAATTCGCTTTCGGGTCGTGTCCCTGTTGGAATGTGGAGCTTGCCAAATGTTATCATCATTGATCTTGCTATGAATCAATTTGAAGGTCTTCTGGCACCAGATATTGGTAAGGCAAACTCTTTGTCATTGTTGCTCTTAGCTAATAATAGATTCTCAGGTGAGTTGCCTGATACTTTGTCTGAAGCTACCTCATTGGTCTCAATTCAGCTGAGTGTGAACCAGTTTGAGGGTCCAATCCCAGAAACAATTgggaatttgaataaattaagcaGTCTTCATTTGGACCAAAATATGTTGTCTGGTACCATACCAGACTCATTAGGCTCATGTGTTGGTATCTCTGAAATAAACCTTGCCCAAAACAATATTTCTGGCCAAATCCCATCAAGTCTTGGATCATTGCATAACCTAAACTCCTTGAACCTATCTGGAAACCAACTTTCCAGTGAAATTCCTACCACTTTGTCATCGCTCAAACTCAGCCTTCTTGATCTGACAAACAATCGGTTGATTGGACGCATACCGGAATCACTATCCATTCAAGCCTTTAGTGGAAGCTTTGATGGGAATCCGGGTTTGTGCAGTCGGAACATGCAAAATGTGAGGTCTTGTTCTTCAAATTCAGGAACTTCTAGAGGACCCCGAATATTCCTGTCCAGTTTCATTGCTGGAATACTTGTTCTGCTTGTTGTGGTTGCTGTTTTCTCGCTCTTGAAGCTGAGGAGGAAGAGTCTTGACCATCCATTGAAGAGTGATTCTTGGACTATGAAGCAGTACCATGTGCTAAGCTTCACAGAAAAGGAAATCCTGGACTCAATCAGAGCTGAGAATTTAATTGGCAAAGGAGGGTCAGGGAATGTATACAAAGTTGCACTGAGTGATGGGAAAGAACTTGCTGTAAAGCACATTTGGACCACTTCAGACACCTGTGACCGAAAAAGTTACCGAAGCAGCGCTTCCATGTTGAAGAAGTGCAAACCCAGGTCCTCAGAGTATGATGCAGAGGTGGCCACACTGAGCTCTCTGAGGCATGTGAATGTGGTGAAGCTCTACTGCAGCATAACAAGTGAGGACAGCAATCTGCTGGTTTATGAGTACTTTCCCAATGGAAGCTTATGGGATCAGCTGCACACAAGTAACAAGATGAAGATGGGGTGGGAGGTGAGGCATGAGATTGCATTGGGGGCTGCAAGGGGGTTGGAGTATCTTCACCATGGCAATCACAGACCTGTGATACACAGGGATGTGAAGTCTAGCAATATTCTGCTGGATGGGGATTGGAAGCCAAGAATTGCTGATTTTGGGCTTGCCAAGATTATGCAGGTTGGTGCAGATTGCACTCATGTCATTGCTGGGACAGTTGGGTACATAGCTCCag AGTACGCATATACATGCAAGGTCAATGAGAAGAGTGATGTTTATAGCTTTGGGGTGGTCTTGATGGAATTGGTCACAGGGAAGAGGCCAACTGAGCCCGAGTTTGGAGACAACATGGATATAGTGAGCTGGGTTTGCAGCAAAATGCAGTACAAGGAGAGTGTGCTTGAATTGGTAGACTCAAGCACCTCAGATTATCTAAAAGAAGATGCCATCAAGGTGCTGAGCATTGCAATTCACTGCACCGCTAGGGTGCCGGTTCTAAGGCCCTCCATGAGAATGGTGGTTCAAATGCTGGAAGAGGCAGAGCCTCGTAAACTCACCAGCATAAATATTACCAAAGAAGGGTAA
- the LOC18766235 gene encoding proline iminopeptidase gives MMRLSILGIALSSNSYYCASLSVIPLIPTSSSSTSSLSFSKKFTPSASGLSLSNPNLTGKFVTGKRNLVLRGQSGGFESELKPGDLMESEKEFPEFNRNLYPSIEPYSSGFLKVSDIHTIYWEQSGNPNGHPVVFLHGGPGGGTAPSNRKFFDPDFYRIILFDQRGAGKSTPHACLVENTTWDLISDIEKLREHLEIPEWQVFGGSWGSTLALAYSQLHPDKVTGMVLRGIFLLRKKEIDWFYEGGAASIFPDAWEPFRDLIPENERGSFVDAYGKRLNSDDQEVQYAAARAWTMWEMMTAHLFPNNDNIKKGEDDKFSLAFARIENHYFVNRGFFPSDGFLLDNIDKIRHIKTTIVQGRYDVCCPMMSAWDLHKAWPEADLKVIQDAGHSANEPGIAAELVAANENLKHVKKGG, from the exons ATGATGAGGTTGAGCATCTTGGGAATAGCATTGAGTTCCAATTCCTATTATTGCGCATCCCTTTCCGTCATTCCACTCATCcccacttcttcttcttcaacctcctctctctcattctccaaGAAGTTCACTCCTTCAGCttcaggtctctctctctcaaatcccAACTTGACAGGAAAGTTTGTGACAGGGAAGAGGAATTTAGTTTTACGCGGCCAAAGTGGTGGCTTTGAGAGTGAGCTCAAACCAGGTGATTTGATGGAATCGGAGAAGGAATTCCCGGAATTCAACCGAAACCTTTACCCGAGTATAGAGCCGTACAGTTCTGGCTTTCTGAAGGTTTCGGATATTCATACAATCTATTGGGAGCAGTCTGGAAATCCAAATGGGCAT CCTGTAGTCTTTCTTCATGGGGGTCCAGGAGGAGGAACTGCACCAAGTAATCGCAAATTCTTTGATCCTGATTTTTACAGAATCATTCTATTTGATCAG CGAGGTGCTGGGAAAAGTACCCCACATGCTTGCTTGGTAGAAAATACCACATGGGATCTAATTAGTGACATTGAAAAGCTCAGGGAACACTTGGAAATTCCAGAATGGCAG GTTTTCGGTGGGTCATGGGGTAGTACACTTGCCCTTGCATATAGCCAATTACACCCTGATAAG GTTACTGGCATGGTTCTTAGagggatttttcttttgagaaagaaagagattgATTGGTTTTATGAGGGTGGTGCTGCTTCCATATTTCCTGACG CTTGGGAGCCATTTCGAGATCTTATTCCAGAAAATGAGAGGGGAAGTTTTGTCGATGCCTACGGGAAGAGATTAAACTCCGATGATCAGGAAGTACAA TATGCAGCTGCTAGAGCATGGACCATGTGGGAAATGATGACTGCCCATCTTTTTCCAAATAATGATAACATCAAGAAAGGAGAGGACGATAAGTTTTCATTG GCATTTGCAAGGATTGAAAATCATTACTTTGTGAACAGAGGATTTTTTCCTTCAGATGGGTTCCTGTTAGATAACATTGATAAGATAAGGCATATAAAAACTACAATCGTACag GGAAGATATGATGTTTGCTGCCCCATGATGTCAGCTTGGGATCTTCATAAAGCATGGCCAGAAGCTGATCTCAAG GTTATTCAAGATGCAGGGCATTCTGCTAATGAACCAGGAATAGCTGCAGAACTTGTGGCCGCAAATGAGAATCTGAAACACGTGAAGAAAGGAGGATAG